In the Thermodesulfobacteriota bacterium genome, CGGTATGTCTGGTGGGTGAGGGACCACCTGGACGTGGCCGCCATGGCCGCCGCCGCGGCGCCTTGCCTGGGCATGCACGACTGGGCCGCCTTCGCCGACACCCCGGAGCTCAGGAAGTCCACCGAGGTCCTGGTGCAGCGGCTGGACGTCTGGGAGAGGGAGGACGAGATCCTGGTGCGGGTGGTGGCGTCCCACTTTCTGTGGAAGATGGTTCGCCGCCTGGTGGGTCTGCTGGTGGAGGTGGGCCGGCACCGGCTGCCGCCCCCGGCCTTGGCCGACCTCCTGCGGCAGCCCAGCGATCTGCCGGCGCGTTTCACCGCGCCGCCTTCCGGCCTTTTTTTCGAGCGTGCCTTCTACCACCCCGGCGAGCTGGCGGCGTTCCTGGACGCCTCCGGGCCCAGGCCGCCGGTTCCGTCCTTCCTGGCCCCCCCGGTCCTGCCGCGCCTGCCCTGAGCAGACAGAGGGGCCGGCGCAGCCGCTGGCCGGCCGCCCTTGGCGTGGCGGCAGCAGCTCCCGGGCCGGGGATGATGGGCTGGCGGTCGAGGCGGGGAGGGGTCAGCGGCTGTGGCCGGGGAGGGTGAAGCTGGTGCAGCTGCCGCCCTGGCAGGTGCGGCTCTCGGTGGCGCAGCCGCCGGCGCTGCCGGTGGTTGCGCTGCCGGCCGGCATACTGAAGTTGGCAGCGCTCATCAGCTTGGCCAGCCGGCGGCTGTTGCAGCTGGGGCAGGTGGCCTCACTGAGCTCCTCCGGGCGGAAGATGAGGATCTCGAAGGTGTGGGCACAGTCCTGACAGGACAGCTCGTGGATGGGCATGACGTTCTCCTCCGGAGGAAAGGACGGTGTTGGCCGGCGAGGCGGCTGGCCGGTCCAGGGGAACGGGGCAGGAGCAGCCCTGTTACAGCAGGCCACCAGCCAAGGGCACGTAGACGGACGGCATGGTGAAGCGTTCGATGATCTGGGCCAGGCCCTGGGTCTGCTGCCGGTCGAGCTGGCAGAAGGCCAGACTGCGGCGCCGGCGGCGGGTCTCCTCGCTGCTGCCGTCCTCGCCCAGGAGGACATCCGCGATCAGCCGCACCGGCACGTCCCGGACCACCAGGTCGTTGTCACCCACGATGAGGTCCAGGCGGCAGGATTCGAAGGGCTCATCCGCCCATTGCTTGCGATCCAGATAGCGGACCGCCAGCCCCCCCAGGCTGATGTTGGTGATGAGTCCCGGCTTGGTGCAGTTGACGGTGTACGCGAGGCCGTTGACCACAAACCGCCGGTGGCGCCGCCGCTCGATCAGGTGGTATTCCTGTGCCATGGCTCGTCCCGGGAAACCGTGTCTCAGACACCCTGCGTCGGCCAGGATCCTCCCCATCGCCGGCCGGCATGGCCGCAGCTGACCATGTGTGGTGGGACTATCCCAGACCGCCGCTGCCCTTGTCAAGGGGAAAGCCGGCGCGAGGCGTTTCCGCGCTTGTGGAAACGGGTTCGTGGTGGTACCATCGCCGTTTTCTCTTCCGGCCCCCTATTCATCTGCATGGACACTGAGCCGTCTTCGGGACGACGATGGGCCGGGATGCCCCCCAGACGACCAGCCGTAGGAAGGAACCGATGTCCGATCGCCAACGCCTCAAAGAGCTGCTCCTCAGCCATTCCTATCTCAAAAAGCGGGTTGTCCTGACCTCAGGCCGGGAGTCCGACTTCTACATCGATGCCAAGCGCACCACGCTGCTGGCCGAAGGGGCGTATCTGTGCGGCCGCCTCCTGTTTCAGCTGCTCCGGGACCAGCCGCAGCCCATCGTTGCCGTGGGTGGCATGACCCTGGGGGCCGACCCCCTGGTCACTGCCGTTGCCCTGGTCAGCCACCTGGAGGGCCAGGGGATCCCGGCCTTCATCGTCCGCAAGGAGCCCAAGAAGCACGGCACCGCCGCCTTCATCGAAGGGCGGGAGAACATTCCCGACAACAGCCGGGTGGCCCTGGTGGAGGATGTGGTCACCACGGGCGGCACCCTGCTCAAGACCATTGAGCGGGTGGAGGCGGAGGGCCTGACCGTGGGGCTGGTGGTGACTGTGGTGGACCGCCAGGAGGGCGGGGCAGAGGCCTTGGCGGCGGCTGGCTACCCCTTGCGGGCGATCTTCACCCGGCTGGACCTCATCGGCGGCTGAGGCGGGCCATGGACTGCAAGCGGTGTGACGGCCGGCTGGAGGTGGTGCGGCGCTGCCGGATGGTGCGGCTGCGCTGCAGCCGCTGCGGGCATGAATTCCAGATCCACGAGGTGGCGGACCGCCTGGATGCCGAGACCGAGGCGCTCCTGGAGCGCTACACCGCCATCATCTACGACTAGAACCCGGGGGGCCGATCCTTATCAATAGGTGAGCCTGAGGTCGTTGTCCAGGGCATCGGCTCTTTCCAGCCGCACCGACAGCGCGTCTCCGGGGACGAGGCGGCTCAGGGGACCTGTGGCCGGCACCTCGGCGGTGAAAAGAAGCTCGGTGAGAAGCACCAGGACGCGGTTGCCCTGGCGCTCCAGGAACAGGGCCGGCAACCGTTGTCCAACACGGCCTTCCAGGTGGCGGAGCAGCCAGTAGCGGTGGCGCAGGCTCCGGACGGTGCTGGCCCGGGTCAGGCCTTCCTGGAGCCGGTTGGCGAGTCCCCGCAGGGCGGACTCGGAAAAGGCCGCTCCCCGTCCGGCCAGGACACTGTGCAGCTGGTGCTGCACCACCAGATCCAGGAAGCGCCGGATGGGGGAGGTGACGGTGGTGTACTGCATGACGCCGACGCCGCTGTGGGGCCGCGGCCGCACCGTCAGCTCCATGGGCGACAGGAACCGGCGCTGGCGGAAGTTCAGAAAGAGATCCCGCTCCAGGCCGGTGAACAGCCGCTTTTTGGGCTCGCCCTGGCAGCGGAACAGGGCCGGCACCTGCCGGTCGGCCAGGTACTGGGCGGCCAGGCTGTTGGCCAGCACCATCAGCTCGGCCACCAGGAGCCGGGCCGGGGTGTCCACCTCGGCCAGCTCCACCCGGACCCCGGCCTGGGGATCCAGCACGATGTTGACGTCGGGGATGGGCAGCACCAGAGCCCCCTGGTCCAGGCGCCGCTGCCGCAGGCGCACCGCCAGCTCGGCCAGCAGGCGCAGCTCCCGGTCCTCCGTCAGGCGGCGGTCCGCCTCCTGATAGGTGAGCTGCCGCGCCACCCGCACCAGGCTGGGCTGAATCGTGAAATCGACGACCTCGCCGGCGGCGGTGAGCTGGACCAGGAAGCTCATGGCCGGCCGCACCTGCCCTTGGCGCAGGGAGGCGGCGTCTTCCGACAACGCCGCCGGCAGCATGGGGATGGACCCTTCCGGGAAGTAGAGGGAGGTGGCCCGGCGGGCCGCCTCCTCAAAAAGGCCGCTGTCCGGCCGGACCAGCGCAGCGACATCGCTGATATGGATGCCCAGGGCCAGGCCGTCCGGCCGCTCTTCCAGGTGCAGGGCGTCGTCGAAGTCGGCGGTGGCCTCGCCGTCGATGGTGAGAACCGGCAGGCTGGTCAGATCCCGCCGCCCTGGACCGACGGCCGGAGGGGCGCTGGCCAGGGCCGCCGCCTCGGCCAGCACCTCCTCGGCAAAGATGACGGGCACCCCGTAGCGGCCAAGAAGGAAGTTCTCGTCCGCCGCCCAGAAGCCCGCCTGGACCAGGATAAGGTAGGGATCGTGGGGCCGGGTGCAGCCGGCGCGCTTCAGGAGATCCCGGGCCAGGGCCGCCTCCGGGGCGTCGCTGCCGTGCAGGTAGAAGCTGGCCAGAAGATTGAGGCAGGCCTCCCGGGTAGGCCAGTCGGCCACCGGCTCACCGGCCTTGAGCCGGGCCAGATTGCGGGCCCCTTCCCCCAGGAGCGCCTCCCGCTGCCGCTCCCGCTCCAGGGCCTCCTGGCGTTGGGCCACCGCGGCCATGGACTGGGCGACGATCTTCCCTTCCCGGAATTTGAAATACAGCCGGTCCGCCAGCACGGCCCGCAGGCAGGCCGCCACCTGATCGGCGCTGGCATCGCCGCCGAAGCAGAGGCTGGCCAGGAATTCCGGCGGGAAGGCGGCCTCGCCGTCCGCCGCCGCCACCTCCCACAGGCCGGCCAGGTCGACGGCCTCCGCCAGTTGCCGCCTTTGGTCGGCCACCTGCCTGAGGGCCTTCAGGAGGTCCTCCCGGCCGGATGAGGCGGCGGCGGGCAGGACGCTGGCGTGGACGATGCGGCCGTACGGCAGGCTTACCTCGCGGCCGTTCTGGTTGAGGGCCCGCACCCGGGATCCGGAATCCTCCAGCACGGCGGCGCACAGGAATCTGCTGTTCTCGATG is a window encoding:
- a CDS encoding zinc ribbon domain-containing protein, giving the protein MPIHELSCQDCAHTFEILIFRPEELSEATCPSCNSRRLAKLMSAANFSMPAGSATTGSAGGCATESRTCQGGSCTSFTLPGHSR
- the pyrE gene encoding orotate phosphoribosyltransferase, giving the protein MSDRQRLKELLLSHSYLKKRVVLTSGRESDFYIDAKRTTLLAEGAYLCGRLLFQLLRDQPQPIVAVGGMTLGADPLVTAVALVSHLEGQGIPAFIVRKEPKKHGTAAFIEGRENIPDNSRVALVEDVVTTGGTLLKTIERVEAEGLTVGLVVTVVDRQEGGAEALAAAGYPLRAIFTRLDLIGG
- a CDS encoding dual CXXC motif small (seleno)protein yields the protein MDCKRCDGRLEVVRRCRMVRLRCSRCGHEFQIHEVADRLDAETEALLERYTAIIYD
- a CDS encoding ribonuclease catalytic domain-containing protein, translating into MTSSQRLVEYIENSRFLCAAVLEDSGSRVRALNQNGREVSLPYGRIVHASVLPAAASSGREDLLKALRQVADQRRQLAEAVDLAGLWEVAAADGEAAFPPEFLASLCFGGDASADQVAACLRAVLADRLYFKFREGKIVAQSMAAVAQRQEALERERQREALLGEGARNLARLKAGEPVADWPTREACLNLLASFYLHGSDAPEAALARDLLKRAGCTRPHDPYLILVQAGFWAADENFLLGRYGVPVIFAEEVLAEAAALASAPPAVGPGRRDLTSLPVLTIDGEATADFDDALHLEERPDGLALGIHISDVAALVRPDSGLFEEAARRATSLYFPEGSIPMLPAALSEDAASLRQGQVRPAMSFLVQLTAAGEVVDFTIQPSLVRVARQLTYQEADRRLTEDRELRLLAELAVRLRQRRLDQGALVLPIPDVNIVLDPQAGVRVELAEVDTPARLLVAELMVLANSLAAQYLADRQVPALFRCQGEPKKRLFTGLERDLFLNFRQRRFLSPMELTVRPRPHSGVGVMQYTTVTSPIRRFLDLVVQHQLHSVLAGRGAAFSESALRGLANRLQEGLTRASTVRSLRHRYWLLRHLEGRVGQRLPALFLERQGNRVLVLLTELLFTAEVPATGPLSRLVPGDALSVRLERADALDNDLRLTY